A section of the Arabiibacter massiliensis genome encodes:
- a CDS encoding VOC family protein: protein MKAKAIHRCIHVLDLEKSLAFYERALGLTVQRRMGPEDGSWENVFIGNGRTPFQVELTWNRGRTEPYVNGGRDTHLAFEVDDLDAARALHEEMGCVCFVNERMGIYFIEDPDGCWLEILPADRAE, encoded by the coding sequence ATGAAGGCGAAGGCCATCCACCGCTGCATCCACGTGCTCGACCTGGAGAAGTCGCTCGCCTTCTACGAGCGCGCGCTGGGGCTGACCGTGCAGCGGCGCATGGGGCCCGAGGACGGCTCATGGGAGAACGTCTTCATCGGCAACGGCCGGACGCCCTTCCAGGTGGAGCTCACGTGGAACCGCGGACGCACCGAGCCCTACGTCAACGGCGGGCGCGACACGCACCTGGCCTTCGAGGTGGATGACCTGGACGCGGCGCGCGCCCTGCACGAGGAGATGGGCTGCGTGTGCTTCGTGAACGAGCGCATGGGCATCTACTTCATCGAAGACCCCGACGGCTGCTGGCTGGAGATCCTGCCGGCCGACCGCGCGGAATAG
- a CDS encoding ATP-binding cassette domain-containing protein — MEDTQVRPAPDPSAAQPMPAAGADPTRPECGTFVRDAERFAGEPYISARGLELKTFSGYAYRGVDVDVHKGQLVAVRGRNGSGKTALLLTLAGRMKPTGGTLEAGGFQLPRQRAKAERHVGLSLFKGLNDLQDSLTAAYATGAEFELYGRTPRREAVLGYLRQWGLADVANLRVKDLTSEKLTQLGIALAFAGEPDAIVVDDVEDQLTMSQSQGLVQLLLDTARTRNAAIVVGVVERDLAAMADACVYLSKEGE; from the coding sequence ATGGAGGATACGCAGGTGCGCCCGGCACCCGACCCGAGCGCTGCGCAGCCGATGCCCGCCGCCGGCGCCGACCCGACGCGCCCCGAGTGCGGCACGTTCGTGCGCGACGCGGAGCGCTTCGCGGGCGAGCCCTACATCAGCGCACGTGGCTTGGAGCTGAAGACGTTTTCCGGCTACGCGTACCGCGGGGTGGACGTGGACGTGCACAAGGGCCAGCTGGTGGCCGTGCGCGGCCGCAACGGCAGCGGCAAGACGGCGCTTCTGCTCACGCTGGCCGGGCGCATGAAGCCCACGGGCGGCACGCTCGAGGCAGGCGGGTTCCAGCTGCCACGCCAGCGCGCGAAAGCGGAACGTCATGTGGGCTTGAGCCTGTTCAAAGGCCTGAACGACCTGCAGGACAGCCTGACCGCCGCCTACGCGACCGGCGCCGAGTTCGAGCTGTACGGCCGCACGCCGCGTCGCGAGGCGGTGCTGGGCTACCTGCGGCAGTGGGGTCTGGCCGACGTCGCCAACCTGCGCGTGAAGGACCTCACGTCCGAGAAGCTCACCCAGCTGGGCATCGCGCTGGCGTTTGCGGGCGAGCCCGACGCCATCGTGGTGGACGACGTGGAGGACCAGCTGACCATGTCACAATCCCAGGGCCTCGTGCAACTGCTGCTGGACACGGCGCGCACGCGCAACGCGGCCATCGTGGTGGGTGTGGTGGAGCGCGACCTGGCCGCCATGGCCGACGCGTGCGTGTACCTGTCGAAGGAAGGTGAGTAG
- a CDS encoding YhgE/Pip domain-containing protein, with amino-acid sequence MAFKGLRFAGLEWKNITASKVMWVVIAAIAIMPLLYGALYLAAFQDPYARLNTVPVAVVNNDEGAVIASENRNLGDDVVDELKGTDDGLGWRFVSADEAQRGLEDGTYFMTCTIPADFSKSVASVDTSAPEKAQLKVEYNQSENMLASQIGETVWKEVRQRVSDTVATEYWDTVLNRVADSGRDIQTAADGAGTLEDGLATAQDGSDTITAKLGELHEGASSLQTGLGTLATGAFTLDSGLGTLASGADTLKAGTGSLATGARDLKAGAGQVAAGAGSVSGGAKQLKDEGTSQLAAGTSRLAEATSGLPDSAEQLASGSQQITDGLATAVASIGSAGEPGQTLAYTSSTVTGGLAALSSGLESAKAGTDQVNGGLVQLQTGLSTAQGGAQSLESALASAIAALQSSSDLASQAAAAQLVNAGALDLAQGKAVSGGLGAAVATLGDASQPQTLIGGAAAVSGGLSEALASIGDASTPGSTLAYGSSSVTNGLGALGSNLAAAQAGSQRVSDGAAELAGVAPTLVESIGQLDAGASEVDANMSSLVAGSSQVADGANQVDAGASSAVAGADQLDAGASQLAQGAQSAKQGAGQLAAGAETAQDGSAQITSGAGQLREGSATLATGLHDAVDGSGELADKLAEGAQTAASQTANIPAKSEVMSDPVELANEYYTTVKNYGTGFAPYFMALGLWVGGLVAGFVFKPLNNRLIMSGASPLTAAFANYLPVAFFSLIQATLLMVVLQFGLQLQIDNVPAFYAMGYLTSLVFAAIMQFLMAAFGFPGKFIAIILLMLQLTACAGTFPIQTTPDFFQAINPFMPMTYVVSGMRQIMTGLDYTVVAQSCAVLAGIGAVCFALTCLVAYRRRTVRMDDLHPVLQLG; translated from the coding sequence ATGGCGTTCAAGGGATTGCGCTTCGCGGGACTCGAATGGAAGAACATCACGGCGTCGAAGGTGATGTGGGTGGTCATCGCCGCCATCGCCATCATGCCGCTTCTGTACGGCGCGCTGTACCTGGCTGCGTTCCAAGACCCCTACGCGCGCCTGAACACGGTGCCGGTGGCCGTGGTGAACAACGACGAAGGAGCCGTCATCGCCTCCGAGAACCGCAACCTCGGCGACGACGTGGTGGACGAGCTCAAGGGCACCGACGACGGCCTGGGCTGGCGGTTCGTGTCGGCCGATGAGGCGCAGCGGGGCCTGGAGGACGGCACCTACTTCATGACCTGCACCATCCCCGCCGACTTCTCCAAAAGCGTGGCGTCGGTGGACACAAGCGCGCCCGAGAAGGCGCAGCTTAAAGTGGAGTACAACCAGAGCGAGAACATGCTGGCCTCCCAGATTGGCGAGACGGTGTGGAAGGAAGTGCGCCAGCGCGTAAGCGACACCGTGGCCACCGAGTACTGGGACACGGTTCTGAACCGCGTGGCCGATTCCGGCCGCGACATCCAGACGGCGGCCGACGGCGCCGGCACGCTCGAGGACGGCCTGGCGACGGCGCAGGACGGCAGCGACACCATCACGGCGAAGCTGGGCGAGCTGCACGAGGGCGCCTCGTCGCTTCAGACCGGCTTGGGCACGCTGGCCACCGGCGCGTTCACGTTGGATTCGGGCCTGGGCACGCTGGCCAGCGGCGCGGACACGCTCAAGGCCGGCACGGGATCGCTCGCAACCGGCGCGCGCGACCTGAAGGCGGGCGCGGGCCAGGTGGCTGCAGGTGCGGGCAGCGTGTCGGGCGGTGCCAAGCAGCTCAAGGACGAGGGCACGAGCCAGCTGGCCGCCGGCACGAGCCGGCTCGCCGAGGCGACGAGCGGCCTGCCGGACAGCGCCGAGCAGCTGGCGAGCGGGTCGCAGCAGATCACCGACGGGTTGGCGACGGCCGTGGCCAGCATCGGATCGGCCGGCGAGCCCGGCCAGACGCTCGCGTACACGTCGAGCACCGTCACGGGCGGCTTGGCCGCGCTCTCGTCGGGCTTGGAAAGCGCGAAGGCCGGAACCGACCAGGTGAACGGCGGCCTCGTGCAGCTGCAGACGGGCCTGTCCACCGCCCAGGGCGGGGCGCAGTCGCTCGAAAGCGCGCTGGCGAGCGCGATCGCGGCGCTGCAGAGCAGCAGCGACCTCGCCTCCCAGGCCGCCGCCGCGCAGCTCGTCAACGCCGGCGCCTTGGACCTCGCGCAGGGCAAGGCGGTGTCGGGCGGGCTCGGCGCCGCCGTCGCCACGTTGGGCGACGCCTCGCAGCCCCAGACGCTCATCGGCGGGGCGGCTGCCGTGTCGGGCGGCCTGTCCGAGGCGCTCGCCAGCATCGGCGACGCCTCCACGCCGGGCAGCACGCTCGCGTACGGCTCCTCGTCGGTCACGAACGGCCTGGGCGCGCTGGGCTCGAACCTGGCGGCGGCCCAGGCGGGCTCGCAGCGCGTCAGCGACGGCGCCGCCGAGCTTGCGGGCGTCGCCCCTACGCTGGTGGAGTCCATCGGTCAGCTCGATGCGGGCGCGAGCGAGGTGGACGCCAACATGTCCTCGCTCGTGGCCGGTTCCTCGCAGGTGGCCGACGGCGCGAACCAGGTGGATGCGGGCGCCTCATCGGCCGTGGCGGGCGCGGACCAGCTCGACGCCGGCGCGTCGCAGCTGGCCCAGGGCGCGCAGTCGGCCAAGCAGGGCGCAGGCCAGCTGGCCGCGGGCGCCGAGACCGCCCAGGACGGCTCCGCGCAGATAACCTCCGGTGCGGGCCAGCTGCGCGAGGGCTCGGCCACGCTGGCCACGGGCCTGCACGACGCGGTGGACGGCTCCGGCGAGCTGGCTGACAAGCTGGCCGAGGGCGCGCAGACCGCCGCCAGCCAGACCGCGAACATCCCGGCCAAGTCCGAGGTCATGAGCGACCCGGTGGAGCTGGCCAACGAATACTACACCACGGTGAAGAACTACGGCACCGGCTTCGCCCCGTACTTCATGGCGCTCGGCCTCTGGGTGGGCGGCCTGGTGGCGGGCTTCGTGTTCAAGCCGCTCAACAACCGCCTGATCATGTCGGGCGCGAGCCCCCTCACGGCGGCGTTCGCCAACTACCTGCCGGTGGCGTTCTTCTCGCTCATCCAGGCGACGCTCTTGATGGTGGTGCTGCAATTCGGCCTGCAGCTGCAGATAGACAACGTGCCGGCGTTCTATGCCATGGGCTACCTCACGTCGCTCGTGTTCGCGGCCATCATGCAGTTCCTCATGGCGGCGTTCGGGTTCCCGGGCAAGTTCATCGCCATCATCCTGCTCATGCTGCAGCTCACGGCGTGCGCGGGCACGTTCCCCATCCAGACGACGCCCGACTTCTTCCAGGCCATCAACCCGTTCATGCCCATGACCTATGTGGTATCCGGCATGCGCCAGATCATGACGGGGCTCGATTATACAGTGGTGGCGCAGTCGTGCGCGGTGCTCGCGGGCATCGGTGCGGTGTGCTTCGCGCTCACGTGCCTGGTGGCGTACCGCCGGCGCACCGTGCGCATGGACGACCTGCATCCCGTGCTGCAACTGGGGTAG
- a CDS encoding TetR/AcrR family transcriptional regulator has protein sequence MAKRGGHTEKADATRRQLLDAALAVIGEKGYSAATVDEIVEAAGVSKGVAYYHFKSKAAMAESILEDGLGELIEGFERIAAAAPDAPAALTGMVELFATRIFENKAFGRFFVSELWRENRVWSGAMRGFEGRLLAVLEGQLARGQREGIIRPGIDPAFEAVAIVGMVLTTTLYYLGENGPLAGPARSVGKDAFIERICDFVRHANARPGALTLE, from the coding sequence ATGGCGAAACGAGGGGGACATACCGAGAAGGCCGACGCCACGCGCAGACAGTTGCTTGACGCGGCGCTGGCCGTCATCGGCGAGAAGGGGTACTCCGCGGCCACGGTGGACGAGATCGTGGAGGCCGCCGGCGTGTCGAAGGGCGTGGCGTACTACCACTTCAAGAGCAAGGCGGCCATGGCCGAGAGCATCCTGGAGGACGGCCTCGGCGAGCTCATCGAGGGCTTCGAGCGCATCGCCGCGGCCGCGCCGGACGCGCCCGCGGCGCTCACGGGCATGGTGGAGCTGTTCGCCACGCGCATCTTCGAGAACAAGGCGTTCGGGCGCTTCTTCGTGTCCGAGCTCTGGCGCGAGAATCGCGTGTGGTCGGGGGCGATGCGCGGCTTCGAGGGCCGGCTGCTCGCCGTGCTGGAGGGCCAGCTGGCCCGCGGCCAGCGCGAGGGGATCATTCGGCCGGGGATCGATCCGGCGTTCGAGGCCGTGGCCATCGTGGGCATGGTGCTCACCACCACGCTCTACTACCTGGGTGAGAACGGGCCGCTGGCCGGACCCGCGCGCAGCGTCGGGAAAGATGCGTTTATTGAGCGGATTTGCGACTTCGTCAGGCATGCGAACGCGCGCCCCGGCGCTCTTACCTTAGAATAA